A stretch of Triticum aestivum cultivar Chinese Spring chromosome 1D, IWGSC CS RefSeq v2.1, whole genome shotgun sequence DNA encodes these proteins:
- the LOC543093 gene encoding disease resistance protein PIK6-NP yields the protein MEVVTGAMGSLLPKLGQLLMDEYNLHKRVKKDVRFLSMELESMHAALIKVGEVPRDQLDMQVKLWAEEVRELSYNMEDVVDKFLVRVDGDGIQQTHDNSGRFKELKNKMIGLFKKGKNHHRIADAVKEIKEQLQEVAARRDRNKVVVPNPTEPITIDPCLRALYAEATELVGIYGKRDQELMRLLSMEGDDASNKRLKKVSIVGFGGLGKTTLARAIYDKIKGDFDCRAFVPVGQNPDMKKVLRDILIDLGNPHSDLAMLDANQLIKKLQEFLENKRYLVIIDDIWDEKLWGGINFAFSNRNNLGSRLITTTRIVSVSNSCCSSADDSIYKMEPLSTDDSRRLFYKRIFPNDSGCPNEFEQVSKDILKKCGGVPLAIITIASALTSGQKMKPKHEWDILLQSLGSGLTEDNSLEEMRRILSFSYYNLPSHLKTCLLYLCIYPEDREINRDRLIWKWVAEGFVHHGNQGTSLFLLGLNYFNQLINRSMIQPIYDDIGQVHACRVHDMVLDLICNLSHEAKFVNVLDGTGNSMSSQSNVRRLSLQNKMEDHQAKPLTNIMSMSRVRSITIFPPAVSIMPALSRFEVLCVLDMSDCNLGESSSLQPNLKGVGHLIHLRYLGLSGTRISKLPAEIENLQFLEVLDLGNNYELDELPFILFKWRRLICLNVYPYKVVPTPGVLQNMTSIEVLRGILVSLNIIAQELGKLARLRELQIRFKDGSLDLYEGFVKSLCNLHQIESLIIDCNSEEASFELMDHLGECWVPPVHLREFVSYMPSQLSALRGWIKRDPSHLSNLSELILTSVKEVQQEDVEIIGGLLSLRRLRIWSTHQTQRLLVIRADGFRCMVHFDLNCRSATQIMFELGALPRAESVLFSLGLRVAKEDGNSGFDLGLQGNLLSLRRGVRIWMYSGGARVGEAKEAKAAVRHALDAHPNHPPTEIDMFPQIAEGAQDDDLM from the exons ATGGAGGTGGTCACGGGTGCCATGGGCAGCCTGCTCCCCAAGCTGGGCCAACTGCTCATGGATGAGTACAACTTGCACAAGCGCGTCAAGAAAGACGTCCGCTTTCTCTCCATGGAGCTTGAGAGCATGCACGCTGCCCTCATCAAGGTTGGCGAGGTGCCGCGTGACCAGCTCGATATGCAAGTCAAGCTCTGGGCCGAAGAGGTCAGAGAGCTCTCCTACAACATGGAGGATGTCGTCGACAAGTTCCTCGTACGCGTCGACGGTGACGGCATTCAGCAAACTCACGACAACTCCGGCAGATTCAAGGAGCTCAAGAACAAGATGATCGGCttgttcaagaaaggcaagaatcACCATCGGATAGCTGACGCCGTCAAGGAAATCAAGGAGCAACTCCAGGAGGTGGCTGCTAGGCGTGACAGGAACAAGGTAGTTGTTCCTAATCCTACGGAACCAATTACTATCGATCCTTGTCTTCGAGCTTTGTACGCAGAAGCAACAGAGCTAGTTGGCATCTATGGGAAGAGGGATCAGGAGCTCATGAGGTTGCTCTCCATGGAGGGTGATGATGCCTCTAACAAGAGACTGAAGAAGGTCTCCATTGTTGGATTTGGAGGGTTGGGCAAGACCACTCTTGCTAGAGCAATATACGACAAGATTAAAGGTGATTTCGATTGTCGGGCATTTGTTCCGGTCGGTCAGAACCCTGACATGAAGAAGGTTTTAAGGGATATCCTCATTGATCTCGGCAACCCTCACTCAGATCTTGCGATGCTGGATGCCAATCAGCTTATTAAAAAGCTTCAAGAATTCCTAGAGAACAAAAG GTATCTCGTCATAATTGACGATATATGGGATGAAAAATTGTGGGGAGGCATCAACTTTGCTTTCTCCAACAGGAATAATCTAGGCAGTCGGCTAATCACCACAACCCGCATTGTCAGTGTCTCCAATTCATGTTGCTCGTCAGCCGATGATTCAATTTATAAAATGGAACCGCTTTCTACCGATGACTCCAGAAGGCTCTTCTACAAAAGAATATTTCCCAATGATAGTGGATGTCCAAATGAATTTGAACAAGTGTCTAAAGATATATTGAAGAAATGTGGTGGGGTACCACTAGCCATCATTACTATTGCTAGTGCTTTGACCAGTGGCCAGAAGATGAAACCAAAGCATGAGTGGGATATTCTGCTCCAGTCCCTTGGCTCTGGACTAACAGAAGATAACAGTCTAGAGGAGATGCGTAGAATACTATCTTTCAGCTATTATAATCTACCCTCTCATCTGAAAACTTGTCTACTGTACCTATGTATATATCCAGAAGATCGCGAGATTAATAGAGATAGACTCATATGGAAGTGGGTGGCCGAAGGATTTGTCCACCATGGAAATCAAGGGACTAGCCTGTTTTTGCTTGGATTAAATTACTTCAACCAGCTCATTAATAGAAGTATGATCCAGCCAATATATGATGATATAGGCCAGGTACATGCTTGCCGTGTACATGATATGGTTCTGGACCTTATCTGCAACTTGTCACATGAAGCAAAGTTTGTTAATGTATTGGATGGCACTGGGAATAGCATGTCTTCACAAAGTAATGTTCGTCGTTTGTCCCTTCAGAATAAAATGGAAGATCATCAAGCCAAGCCTCTCACAAATATCATGAGTATGTCACGAGTGAGGTCAATTACTATCTTTCCACCTGCTGTTAGTATCATGCCAGCTCTGTCAAGGTTTGAAGTTCTGTGTGTACTTGATATGTCGGACTGTAACCTTGGGGAAAGTAGCAGCCTGCAGCCTAACCTCAAGGGTGTTGGACACTTAATTCACCTAAGGTACCTAGGTCTATCAGGTACCAGAATTAGTAAACTCCCGGCTGAGATAGAAAACCTGCAGTTTTTGGAGGTGTTGGATCTTGGAAACAATTATGAGCTAGATGAATTGCCGTTCATTCTTTTTAAATGGAGAAGATTAATCTGCCTAAATGTTTATCCCTATAAGGTGGTTCCAACTCCTGGTGTGTTGCAGAATATGACATCCATAGAAGTGTTGAGGGGGATCTTGGTCTCTCTGAACATTATTGCACAAGAGCTTGGCAAACTGGCAAGGCTGAGGGAGCTTCAGATTCGCTTCAAGGATGGTAGTTTGGATTTGTATGAAGGTTTCGTGAAGTCTCTGTGCAACCTACATCAGATCGAAAGTCTAATTATTGATTGCAATTCCGAAGAAGCATCTTTTGAACTGATGGATCACTTGGGAGAATGCTGGGTGCCTCCTGTACATCTCCGCGAATTTGTGTCATACATGCCCAGCCAACTCTCTGCACTGCGAGGGTGGATAAAGAGAGACCCCTCGCATCTCTCGAACCTCTCCGAGTTAATCCTCACGTCAGTGAAGGAAGTGCAGCAGGAGGACGTGGAAATCATTGGGGGGTTGCTGTCCCTTCGACGTCTCCGCATATGGAGCACCCACCAAACACAGCGGCTGCTAGTCATCCGTGCAGATGGGTTCCGCTGTATGGTACACTTTGACTTGAACTGTCGATCAGCAACGCAGATAATGTTTGAATTGGGAGCTTTGCCGAGGGCGGAATCAGTTTTGTTCAGCCTGGGCTTGCGGGTCGCGAAAGAGGATGGTAACTCTGGTTTCGACTTGGGCCTTCAGGGGAACCTGCTCTCCCTTCGGCGTGGTGTCCGGATTTGGATGTATTCTGGTGGAGCGAGGGttggggaggccaaggaagcgaAGGCTGCGGTGAGGCACGCACTCGACGCCCATCCCAACCATCCCCCGACTGAAATTGACATGTTCCCGCAAATAGCAGAAG GTGCTCAAGATGACGATTTAATGTGA